A stretch of Leptospira bouyouniensis DNA encodes these proteins:
- a CDS encoding TetR/AcrR family transcriptional regulator gives MGPIEKNMNSESTMLVKIPLRIRKKKKTEETILSVAKQLFQEKGYARVTVPEIADEADVSVKTIFNYFGSKEELAFQEEVQFCDQLILHLLSRNENQTIFESFQNFLWTLIQSIDPDHLIESLPGFHAWMDDPILEQRYLLLWENYEKRITDALQLELGKKEYDPVLRVIACQIVAILKTLGSKDFKNYLKPIPLALRYRALEKWTLGSLELISGIRNHLQKTDFN, from the coding sequence ATGGGACCAATTGAGAAAAACATGAACTCTGAATCTACTATGTTAGTGAAAATACCTCTGAGAATTCGAAAAAAGAAGAAAACGGAAGAAACAATTCTATCCGTGGCAAAACAACTTTTCCAAGAAAAAGGATATGCACGAGTAACAGTTCCAGAGATCGCAGACGAAGCCGATGTATCAGTTAAAACCATTTTTAACTACTTTGGTTCGAAGGAAGAATTGGCATTTCAAGAAGAAGTTCAGTTTTGTGACCAGTTGATATTACACCTATTATCGAGAAATGAAAACCAAACCATATTTGAATCCTTTCAAAACTTTCTATGGACATTAATCCAATCGATAGATCCCGATCATCTAATTGAGTCTTTACCAGGATTTCATGCATGGATGGATGATCCAATTCTTGAGCAACGTTATTTATTATTATGGGAAAACTACGAAAAAAGGATTACGGATGCCTTACAATTAGAGCTTGGAAAAAAAGAGTATGACCCAGTTTTAAGGGTGATCGCTTGTCAAATTGTTGCAATTTTAAAGACTTTAGGTTCGAAAGATTTTAAAAATTATTTAAAACCAATCCCTTTGGCACTTAGGTACCGAGCTTTGGAAAAATGGACACTCGGATCCCTCGAGCTAATATCGGGGATCCGAAATCATCTTCAGAAAACTGATTTTAATTGA
- the pyrE gene encoding orotate phosphoribosyltransferase produces the protein MSHSYRDELFQWMKTYVYRFSETPFRLASGLESQHYFNCKEVTLHPLRLSILAECFIEEIIPNLNIEFEAVGGLTLGADPIAYAISLAYQKRGKTIYPLVIRKESKGHGTGQQIEGFWKEVKSCLVVDDVITTGGSTLKAVKVLREVGIQVSKGICILDREEGGRENLESENVSMSSIFAKSEFF, from the coding sequence ATGTCGCATTCCTATCGAGATGAACTTTTCCAATGGATGAAAACTTACGTTTACCGTTTTTCCGAAACACCATTTCGTCTAGCTAGTGGATTGGAATCACAGCATTATTTCAATTGTAAGGAAGTCACACTTCATCCTTTGCGGTTATCCATACTAGCTGAATGCTTCATTGAAGAAATCATTCCAAATTTAAACATAGAATTTGAGGCGGTTGGTGGCCTAACACTCGGCGCAGATCCAATCGCTTACGCAATCTCGTTAGCATACCAGAAGAGAGGTAAAACTATATATCCTCTCGTAATTCGAAAAGAATCAAAAGGTCATGGGACTGGCCAACAAATTGAGGGATTTTGGAAAGAGGTGAAATCTTGCCTTGTTGTCGATGATGTGATCACAACTGGGGGATCAACACTGAAAGCGGTCAAAGTATTAAGAGAAGTAGGGATCCAAGTTTCAAAAGGGATCTGTATATTGGATAGAGAAGAAGGTGGTAGGGAAAACTTGGAATCCGAGAATGTTTCTATGTCATCAATATTTGCGAAAAGTGAGTTTTTCTAA
- a CDS encoding ABC transporter permease translates to MIQIYFHFIFGYFKDHLSKIIFNILSISLGIALFVSTQINGWKAEKSLIDQTIGFNEKNFIGRYVYTGNLIQNRSNHSILKNLDDSLPNGIIVEPELHLKGYFKIEDNQIISIPVIGRDMITHFNFENRINTFQRIPKYILSKSLLHKLKTSTNTIQLSLCNKQLEINISEIEEISKDGIFAIMDLERLQNFCNLTNSYTTIKLINLPYSKFDEKNFYPTNTFNDWTFESKKEIIERAGIALGSLKINLMIISLVSVLISFFMVSNIYTGLFLSRKIEFGILLSMGGTRLNNFLLFIVLSILMGFLGGGIGTYLGITISKLNLVKTVSTVTDSLQIESYQDFPNDILFFGITLSVFGSIISAMFNSIKAYNILPIELLRDKNESSVNSPINVSNHSKWIILILLISSGILIGNLKIEKQILPGLIGVALVILGFIILNFISIPYFIKGIKKLTNTLNLSPSFIIGLKEIELDSWKNGLIISTIMLSTSLVFTLSTLTMSYESSLKHWIDEENKSDFSLINEEKLSSGEPGVPIELFHLLKTKNIFLEVEPFFINSKFILNGKYFTLHVLNLSNSFNKDQILVSKNLCFLEKICKGDIILINSEKKGQIRLEIQGEKEHFFSERGTILMDFELFKKLFSTEFLNSIRLTFYKNTKRDEAYEFVQLISKKYNLVYLDQNQLKKLYLEGMNQVFSVLDTLKISAILISVLSLVTSIFYFVKEKSKILAGLKAIGMSLTQLYSLLFYQILFLLCSGILSGILNSLILAPIVVFGINQNAFGWNLIFSFPVHFVAKLPILIPIFTAIITLIPFYFIYRMKISKELNYE, encoded by the coding sequence ATGATTCAAATCTATTTTCATTTTATATTTGGATATTTCAAAGACCATTTAAGTAAAATTATTTTTAATATATTGAGTATTAGTCTTGGAATTGCCCTTTTTGTTAGTACACAGATCAATGGATGGAAGGCAGAAAAAAGTTTAATCGATCAAACAATCGGCTTCAATGAAAAAAACTTTATTGGGCGTTATGTTTATACTGGAAATTTAATCCAAAACCGCTCGAATCATTCAATTCTAAAAAATCTCGACGATTCATTGCCAAATGGAATCATCGTTGAACCTGAATTACACCTAAAAGGATACTTCAAAATTGAAGACAATCAAATCATAAGTATCCCTGTAATTGGCAGAGACATGATCACCCATTTCAACTTCGAAAACCGAATCAATACCTTTCAACGAATTCCTAAATATATACTCAGCAAATCATTGCTTCATAAACTTAAAACAAGTACAAACACAATTCAATTGTCCTTATGCAACAAACAACTTGAAATAAACATAAGCGAAATTGAAGAAATATCGAAAGATGGTATCTTTGCAATAATGGACTTAGAAAGGTTACAAAACTTCTGCAACCTTACAAACAGTTATACAACAATAAAATTAATTAATCTACCCTATAGTAAATTCGACGAAAAAAACTTTTATCCAACTAACACATTCAATGATTGGACTTTCGAATCAAAAAAGGAAATCATTGAAAGAGCTGGAATCGCATTAGGTTCACTTAAAATTAACCTAATGATCATTTCTCTGGTCTCAGTATTAATTTCATTTTTCATGGTATCCAATATTTATACTGGTTTGTTTTTATCTAGAAAAATAGAATTTGGAATTTTACTTTCAATGGGAGGAACAAGACTCAATAACTTCCTATTATTTATTGTTTTATCCATTTTAATGGGTTTTCTAGGAGGTGGGATTGGAACGTATCTCGGCATAACCATCTCTAAACTAAATTTAGTAAAAACTGTATCCACCGTAACTGATTCTTTACAAATTGAATCTTATCAAGACTTTCCTAATGATATCCTATTCTTTGGAATCACGTTATCTGTATTTGGTTCAATCATCAGTGCAATGTTCAATTCCATAAAAGCTTATAATATTTTACCAATTGAGTTATTACGAGATAAAAATGAGTCCTCAGTAAATTCGCCAATTAATGTATCTAATCATTCAAAATGGATAATCTTAATTCTTTTGATATCATCAGGAATACTAATCGGAAACCTTAAAATTGAAAAACAAATTTTACCTGGACTAATAGGCGTTGCCTTAGTAATATTAGGATTTATCATTTTAAATTTTATTTCGATTCCCTATTTCATTAAGGGAATTAAGAAATTAACAAATACCTTAAATCTATCACCTAGTTTCATTATTGGATTAAAGGAAATTGAATTAGATTCTTGGAAGAATGGATTAATAATTTCCACAATCATGTTATCAACTTCGCTTGTTTTTACACTTTCCACCTTAACAATGAGTTATGAATCATCTTTAAAACATTGGATTGATGAAGAAAACAAATCAGACTTCTCATTAATTAACGAAGAAAAACTTAGTTCAGGTGAGCCAGGAGTTCCAATTGAGCTGTTTCATCTACTAAAAACAAAAAATATTTTTCTAGAAGTTGAACCATTCTTTATTAATTCTAAATTTATATTAAATGGAAAGTATTTCACATTACATGTATTAAATCTTTCTAATTCATTTAATAAAGATCAAATCCTTGTTTCAAAAAACCTTTGTTTTCTCGAAAAAATATGCAAAGGAGATATTATTTTAATCAACTCTGAAAAAAAAGGACAAATACGATTGGAAATCCAAGGTGAAAAAGAACATTTTTTTTCTGAAAGAGGAACAATCCTTATGGATTTTGAATTGTTTAAAAAACTATTTTCAACGGAATTTTTGAATTCTATTCGCCTAACTTTTTACAAAAATACAAAACGAGATGAGGCGTATGAGTTTGTTCAACTTATTTCAAAAAAATACAATTTGGTTTATTTGGATCAAAATCAACTAAAGAAGCTTTATTTAGAAGGAATGAATCAAGTTTTTTCAGTTTTGGATACATTGAAAATTTCTGCGATTTTAATTTCAGTACTATCTCTAGTCACTTCTATATTTTATTTTGTAAAAGAAAAATCAAAAATTCTTGCAGGTTTAAAAGCAATTGGAATGAGTCTCACACAGTTATATTCTTTACTATTCTATCAAATACTATTTCTATTATGCTCTGGAATCTTGTCCGGGATATTAAATAGTTTAATTTTAGCACCCATCGTTGTTTTTGGAATCAACCAGAATGCATTTGGTTGGAATTTAATATTTTCATTTCCAGTTCACTTTGTAGCGAAACTCCCGATTTTGATTCCAATTTTTACAGCTATAATTACTTTAATTCCATTTTATTTCATTTATAGAATGAAAATTTCTAAGGAGTTAAATTACGAATAA
- a CDS encoding ABC transporter ATP-binding protein, whose product MEFKKKDKQANIAIDVKNLKKSYQQGNLSIPTLKGINFEIPEQKLVTLMGPSGSGKSTLLNILSAIEKADSGSVKIFGKELIGASEKEFTEYRRDKIGIVFQFFHLFPYLTATENVSLPLLLAGKNKKFAEKKSSEILELVGLGHRLNFTPKEMSGGEKQRVSIARSIVHEPKIIFGDEPTGNLDSKSSDLILELFKKCVSDLGITVLIVTHNEDIGKSGNINYHMLDGKLLKK is encoded by the coding sequence GTGGAATTTAAAAAAAAAGACAAACAAGCAAATATTGCCATCGATGTAAAAAACCTGAAAAAAAGCTATCAACAGGGTAATCTTTCCATTCCAACCTTAAAAGGAATTAATTTCGAAATACCTGAGCAAAAATTGGTGACTCTTATGGGTCCGTCAGGTAGTGGGAAGTCCACTTTACTGAATATCCTTTCAGCAATTGAAAAAGCAGATAGCGGGAGTGTAAAAATCTTTGGGAAGGAATTGATTGGAGCATCGGAAAAAGAATTTACCGAATATCGTAGAGACAAAATTGGAATTGTTTTCCAGTTCTTTCACCTTTTCCCATACCTTACGGCAACTGAAAATGTATCTCTCCCCCTTTTATTGGCGGGCAAAAACAAAAAATTTGCAGAAAAAAAATCTTCCGAAATATTAGAGTTAGTTGGTCTTGGGCATAGATTAAATTTTACACCCAAGGAAATGTCTGGTGGTGAAAAGCAGAGAGTTTCTATCGCACGTTCCATTGTTCACGAACCCAAAATAATTTTCGGAGATGAACCAACTGGAAATCTTGATTCCAAATCTTCTGACTTAATCTTAGAGCTCTTTAAAAAATGTGTATCTGATTTAGGAATCACAGTATTGATTGTCACCCATAATGAGGATATTGGAAAATCAGGTAACATAAACTATCACATGCTTGATGGGAAACTTCTGAAAAAATGA
- a CDS encoding proton-conducting transporter membrane subunit: MLEDKNKSIFRSIIVGIAALLPLVIFLVTNEDILSVDFPILVGLIIQAYIGFSSFMLVQSYEPKEKNKVTLGYAIFWSALGICYLSGKSLLLPIALEITSFSTILIYSGTEYGKKQIESLGSLLLASGISALFLSAWVMLPDGDLVGVILLLIGVLIKSGFSGFHIWLPKVNEGGPSHALGSFAGVLEIFPLLLFYRYILPNQLDPLIYQVLFPLAALGIFFGGITSFFHKDPKISLAYSSIESLNFLWLCLIITGMFQFSVDTDLMNLSNSFRILFFISLFHHSFSKTFQLFSIGMVSRLINSNSSDEMKGIGRLLGISPLLLGAGTFSYAVLPGTIGFVSEATYFYLNARILDLPIGRSVFLLPSMIFIFFGIVLGGFTHIKLYMSMFLSKPSRNVKLLPFGESQKKWLYISLFSLALFIFLFPLLLPLFVQLPMLKPFADELLLRWFRSISIVSFISILLVSVFGLYDFWNRKKILTLRKQSWDCGGGYDGDELSVPSSVYSKPLRNSLGRYFVNRNGDSVVDYLMIKLLTLLFTFGTNFVSSTNQTKEEDISKYLAISSMFLIFIFSLLILGDFNG, encoded by the coding sequence ATGTTAGAAGATAAAAATAAATCGATTTTCAGATCGATTATCGTTGGGATTGCAGCTTTATTACCGCTCGTGATTTTCTTAGTCACAAATGAAGATATACTTTCAGTCGATTTCCCCATTTTAGTTGGTCTTATCATCCAAGCCTATATTGGTTTTTCTTCGTTTATGTTGGTACAATCATACGAACCGAAAGAAAAAAATAAAGTTACATTAGGTTACGCGATTTTTTGGTCTGCATTGGGAATTTGTTACCTTTCAGGTAAATCTTTGTTATTACCGATAGCCCTGGAGATTACTTCTTTTTCGACAATTCTCATATACTCGGGAACGGAATACGGCAAAAAACAAATTGAAAGCCTAGGATCTTTGCTATTAGCATCTGGAATTTCTGCTTTGTTTTTATCAGCTTGGGTTATGTTACCTGATGGAGATCTTGTTGGCGTCATATTACTGTTAATCGGAGTATTAATAAAATCTGGATTTTCTGGTTTTCATATCTGGTTGCCAAAGGTAAATGAAGGGGGGCCATCGCATGCACTCGGTTCGTTTGCAGGTGTATTAGAAATTTTTCCTTTGTTGTTGTTTTATCGCTATATTCTTCCTAATCAGTTAGATCCTTTGATTTACCAAGTTTTGTTTCCTTTAGCAGCACTCGGTATATTCTTTGGTGGTATTACTAGTTTTTTCCACAAAGATCCTAAAATCTCTTTAGCCTATAGTTCAATAGAGTCGTTAAACTTTTTATGGTTATGTTTAATCATAACTGGAATGTTTCAGTTTTCAGTGGATACTGATCTTATGAATTTGAGTAACTCTTTCCGTATCTTGTTTTTTATAAGTTTGTTTCATCATTCATTTTCTAAGACATTTCAATTATTTTCAATTGGAATGGTATCTAGGTTAATCAATTCAAATTCAAGTGATGAAATGAAAGGAATCGGTAGGTTACTTGGTATATCACCTTTATTATTGGGTGCTGGAACTTTTAGTTATGCAGTACTTCCTGGAACGATTGGATTTGTTTCAGAAGCAACATACTTCTATCTAAATGCTCGAATCTTGGATTTGCCTATAGGACGGTCCGTATTTTTATTACCTTCAATGATATTTATCTTTTTTGGGATAGTTCTCGGCGGATTTACACATATAAAATTATACATGAGTATGTTTTTATCGAAACCCAGTAGAAATGTAAAACTTCTACCATTCGGTGAATCACAAAAGAAATGGTTATACATCTCTCTTTTCAGCTTGGCTTTGTTTATTTTTTTGTTTCCTTTGCTTTTACCTCTTTTCGTTCAGTTGCCAATGTTGAAGCCATTTGCTGACGAACTATTGCTCCGATGGTTTAGGTCAATTTCGATTGTTTCATTCATTTCAATATTGCTTGTTTCAGTTTTTGGATTATATGATTTTTGGAACCGAAAAAAAATCCTGACTTTAAGAAAACAAAGTTGGGATTGTGGGGGAGGTTACGACGGAGATGAACTCTCGGTTCCTTCATCAGTCTATTCTAAACCTTTAAGGAATTCATTAGGGAGGTATTTCGTTAATAGGAATGGAGATTCAGTTGTAGACTATTTAATGATTAAATTGTTAACTTTACTCTTCACATTTGGCACAAACTTTGTTTCTTCAACGAATCAAACGAAAGAAGAAGATATAAGTAAATACCTTGCCATCTCTTCAATGTTCTTAATTTTCATTTTTTCATTATTAATACTAGGTGATTTTAATGGATAG
- a CDS encoding NADH-quinone oxidoreductase subunit H: MDSYIEMIIHTTYLVVLFLVLPFLLTGIVRKVRANAQGRKGPRLIQFFMEINKSWLKIPILHNNFSSISNLAPRLAMYSSLMIWSIVLFEWAPFILIPFFLALYRFAYIGFAMEGATSFGGMASGREILLSVMVEPTFILMILAAQSHIEISETPQGILIGILFLILSFIAILAELAKPPFDDPRTHLELTMVHEAMILEASGRHLAYFELASSIKFSALLTFLVKLALEHSKIFHSESIIGVSREFLILPMVILLALVMGFWEANSVRRKWTWIPEFMGLTFISILVLGTLVKLS, encoded by the coding sequence ATGGATAGTTATATAGAAATGATCATTCATACTACTTACTTAGTAGTTTTGTTTTTGGTTTTGCCTTTTTTATTAACGGGTATTGTGCGAAAGGTAAGAGCAAATGCACAAGGAAGGAAAGGACCAAGATTGATCCAGTTTTTTATGGAGATTAACAAATCTTGGCTTAAAATTCCAATACTTCATAACAACTTTTCATCAATTTCAAATTTAGCACCAAGATTGGCGATGTATTCATCCTTAATGATTTGGAGCATTGTTTTGTTTGAATGGGCTCCATTTATCTTAATACCATTTTTCTTGGCATTATATAGATTTGCATACATTGGATTTGCAATGGAAGGTGCAACTTCCTTTGGAGGGATGGCATCTGGGCGTGAAATTTTATTGTCTGTAATGGTTGAACCAACTTTTATATTAATGATTCTAGCAGCCCAATCTCATATTGAAATTTCAGAAACTCCACAAGGAATACTTATTGGAATTTTGTTTTTAATTTTATCGTTTATCGCTATTTTAGCTGAGTTGGCAAAACCTCCTTTTGATGATCCAAGAACTCATTTAGAGTTAACTATGGTTCATGAAGCAATGATTTTAGAGGCTTCTGGACGGCATTTAGCATATTTTGAACTAGCGAGTTCAATTAAATTTTCAGCACTTTTAACTTTTCTGGTTAAACTTGCATTGGAACACTCGAAAATATTTCATAGCGAATCTATAATTGGTGTTAGTCGTGAATTTTTAATATTGCCAATGGTAATTTTGTTGGCTTTAGTCATGGGGTTTTGGGAAGCGAACAGCGTGCGCAGAAAATGGACTTGGATCCCTGAGTTCATGGGTTTAACTTTTATTTCGATTTTGGTATTAGGAACCTTGGTGAAACTTTCTTAA
- a CDS encoding formate hydrogenase, protein MIYDFIYLLLLLSGIVILVENRLSRIIFFLSFQGILLIFPVLQTHEGDWQHAISLIILVVLFKAFLTPWILNWTANKSKMNESTAPRFGYLATLLFMVLGLVLAVKITEGVSLLSIPVHKIGLIYVILLVYVGILCFVVRRNWMALIAGFCVFENGIFVLTMVLDKGLPFGLEFGSFLDAILVIVSGGILQLSPHMHTKERKV, encoded by the coding sequence ATGATATATGATTTTATTTATTTATTACTTTTACTTTCGGGAATTGTAATTCTTGTAGAAAATCGATTAAGCCGGATTATTTTTTTTCTAAGTTTCCAAGGGATTTTATTGATTTTCCCTGTCCTTCAAACCCATGAAGGTGATTGGCAACATGCCATTTCATTAATAATTTTGGTGGTTTTGTTCAAAGCATTTTTAACACCTTGGATTTTGAATTGGACAGCTAACAAATCAAAGATGAATGAGAGTACGGCTCCAAGATTTGGTTATCTTGCAACTCTTTTATTTATGGTGTTGGGGTTGGTGCTGGCGGTAAAAATTACGGAAGGAGTTTCTCTTTTGTCGATACCTGTTCACAAAATTGGATTAATTTACGTGATTTTATTGGTATATGTAGGTATTCTTTGTTTTGTTGTTAGGCGAAATTGGATGGCATTGATCGCCGGATTTTGTGTGTTTGAAAATGGGATTTTTGTTTTAACTATGGTGTTGGATAAAGGATTACCTTTCGGTCTGGAGTTTGGTTCATTTTTGGATGCAATACTTGTTATTGTCTCTGGTGGAATTTTACAACTCTCACCTCATATGCATACTAAGGAACGAAAAGTATGA
- a CDS encoding proton-conducting transporter membrane subunit: MMTNVFYISGIITFIVILLISIFAPTKGQTRIWLWSLLKVCFFAVLFYSWFTDNIVLKWILIEASTLFGALLISSSGTERSFHVGWKFLLINSYALGLAFLGIVILLFASTPLENLEFSSLKQGLAGQSGLLIETGILLTIYGYSGKLGLVPNHFWVGDTYAESPSQISSLIASFVPVSVVLAIRPLVKLERDLNPHLINASNGLLFIGVLTILYATLMLVSRDDIRRISAKVALFHTGMLTLFLWLDVSDDVFYFLLSSTVLVKLLVFLSMGILRMDAGKRNISQILSASMLSHKALYVYLLALLIAFVFPLSPVFVLDLKIIEIAILQKQFYLFVFPIFGSIFFFVSLNKVLPMVRLTNRDFEKDIYQILQIRYYFFWFSLITTVIVGTYGMYYLMAKYL, encoded by the coding sequence ATGATGACTAATGTTTTTTATATTTCTGGTATCATAACATTTATTGTTATTTTGTTGATTTCTATTTTTGCTCCAACAAAAGGTCAGACTCGGATTTGGTTATGGAGTTTACTTAAAGTTTGTTTTTTTGCTGTTTTGTTCTATTCTTGGTTTACAGATAATATTGTTTTAAAATGGATTTTGATTGAAGCATCTACTTTGTTTGGTGCTTTGCTAATATCTTCAAGTGGTACGGAAAGATCATTTCATGTGGGTTGGAAATTTTTACTTATTAATTCTTATGCACTTGGTTTGGCGTTCCTAGGTATTGTAATTTTACTCTTTGCTTCTACTCCACTTGAGAATTTAGAATTTAGTTCATTAAAACAAGGATTAGCTGGTCAGTCTGGGTTGTTGATAGAAACAGGAATTTTGTTAACGATTTATGGGTATAGTGGGAAGTTGGGGTTGGTGCCAAATCATTTTTGGGTGGGAGATACATATGCAGAAAGTCCAAGCCAAATTTCTTCTTTAATTGCATCGTTTGTTCCAGTGAGTGTGGTCCTAGCCATAAGGCCACTTGTGAAATTGGAAAGAGACCTAAATCCCCATTTAATTAATGCTTCCAATGGGCTTTTATTCATTGGAGTTTTGACAATACTTTACGCAACATTAATGTTAGTATCGAGAGATGATATTCGAAGGATTTCTGCTAAGGTCGCCCTGTTCCATACTGGTATGCTGACTTTATTTTTGTGGTTAGATGTATCTGACGATGTATTCTATTTTTTGTTAAGTTCAACAGTTCTCGTCAAATTATTAGTATTTCTCTCGATGGGAATTTTACGTATGGATGCCGGTAAAAGAAATATATCACAAATATTAAGTGCTTCAATGCTTAGCCATAAAGCTTTATATGTATATTTACTTGCATTGCTAATTGCATTTGTATTTCCTTTGTCACCAGTTTTTGTTTTGGATTTAAAAATAATCGAGATTGCAATATTGCAAAAACAATTCTACCTTTTTGTTTTTCCCATTTTTGGCTCAATCTTCTTTTTTGTTTCATTGAATAAAGTTTTACCGATGGTTAGGTTAACCAATCGTGATTTCGAAAAAGATATTTATCAGATATTACAAATTCGATATTATTTTTTTTGGTTTAGTTTAATAACAACTGTCATAGTCGGAACATATGGTATGTATTATTTGATGGCGAAATATTTATGA
- a CDS encoding hydrogenase-4 subunit E: protein MKKITGITNFDGIYYQFYLENQKLLMEEQLSKKSNIDFLLDSEYPIWLIRHSFGQDMGPEDYSDTSEEDYLTDQRGKNLSLHQKSGIIRDLSYHGLKVPFTIGDYSHAVGPIHAGIIEPGHFRFIVDGEVIRHLTIRLGFQKRGIRESILNKSMNQVMPFSEMISGDSSIAYALAFSKIYENLYDLNVSKDIRLFRSILVELERIAVHIGDLGGISEDIGYYPLYGVCVTDRGAALGLMETWTGHRFGKSVIRPGKLNLNRRIDAKQAKVSFQQLKTIFEKRIRPQILRALSISTLKERMQGCGFISETDVIKFGFVGMVSRMAGVNEDLRIDDPDYPNWSPLPLKEEHHHYNGDVWARMYIRYAEIEQSLAWIEQTLQEINWDVLWNFEEKIKYQDIISKKPNPGVFYAAVEAWRGPLLVAINFNENGLVTNSYIRDPSVLNWHALELAVRGEQVADFPLNNKSFNLSYVGFDL from the coding sequence ATGAAGAAGATCACTGGAATTACAAACTTTGATGGAATTTATTATCAATTTTATCTTGAAAATCAAAAACTGTTAATGGAAGAACAGTTATCGAAAAAAAGTAATATTGATTTTTTATTAGACTCCGAATATCCGATTTGGCTCATTCGGCATTCATTTGGACAAGATATGGGTCCGGAAGATTATTCCGATACCAGTGAAGAAGATTATCTTACTGACCAACGTGGTAAAAATTTATCTCTTCACCAAAAATCAGGAATTATTAGAGATTTATCTTACCATGGACTTAAAGTTCCCTTTACAATTGGTGATTATTCACATGCAGTTGGTCCAATACACGCAGGAATTATCGAACCAGGTCATTTCCGATTCATTGTCGATGGTGAAGTGATTCGCCATCTAACAATTCGATTAGGTTTCCAAAAAAGAGGGATCCGAGAGTCTATCCTAAATAAATCAATGAATCAAGTGATGCCATTCTCGGAAATGATTTCTGGGGATAGTAGTATTGCATATGCTTTAGCTTTTTCAAAAATCTATGAAAACTTATACGATTTAAATGTATCCAAGGACATTCGTTTATTCCGATCGATCTTAGTTGAGTTAGAGAGAATTGCAGTTCATATCGGTGATTTGGGTGGGATTTCTGAAGATATTGGATACTATCCTTTGTATGGAGTTTGTGTCACTGATCGAGGTGCTGCGTTAGGACTCATGGAAACTTGGACTGGACATCGATTTGGAAAGTCAGTGATTCGGCCAGGTAAATTGAACTTAAACCGTCGAATTGATGCGAAACAAGCTAAGGTTTCATTTCAACAATTAAAAACCATATTTGAAAAAAGAATTCGTCCTCAGATACTAAGGGCACTTTCTATTTCAACGCTAAAAGAAAGAATGCAAGGATGTGGCTTTATATCTGAAACTGATGTTATAAAATTTGGTTTTGTTGGAATGGTATCACGAATGGCTGGAGTGAATGAAGATTTGCGTATTGATGATCCTGATTATCCTAATTGGAGTCCACTTCCTCTGAAGGAAGAACACCATCATTATAATGGTGATGTTTGGGCTAGAATGTACATTCGTTATGCGGAAATTGAACAATCTCTCGCTTGGATTGAACAGACTCTTCAAGAGATAAACTGGGATGTGTTATGGAATTTTGAAGAAAAAATTAAGTACCAAGATATAATAAGTAAAAAACCAAATCCTGGTGTTTTTTATGCAGCTGTTGAAGCTTGGAGAGGTCCATTGCTTGTTGCAATTAATTTTAATGAAAATGGTTTGGTAACAAATTCATATATAAGGGATCCATCTGTATTAAATTGGCATGCGCTTGAATTGGCTGTACGTGGGGAACAAGTCGCCGATTTCCCACTAAATAATAAATCATTTAATTTAAGTTATGTTGGGTTTGACTTATGA